ACACGTCTCACAGATTGCCACCAtcagttaaaataataaattaaaactaagaaaagGGGAGAGGGGGTGGGAAGTAGGGTGGGGCTAAGggcaaattttccatttttttaatctggTAAGAAATAGCAAATTTCTCAGAATTTCTCTCAGAAACACCTGTGACCAGAGAatctttgaaataaaatacataaatcacaccccctccccaccaaaagaaaaaaattccaaaagatgcAGTTACAAGTGTGCTTCTCAGAACAGGAGCATTCATTCCACTTCATACTCTGGCTTCTGCACCTTCTGGCTTCAAGACAGTCTTCCCCTCAGCTGGGGCAGAGAGGTTCATATGGGCACTTGGGCTCGGTGCACCTTGGGCTCGGGGGGTCGGGGGGCAGGCTGCAGTATGGGAGCGAGGGGAGCCGCACTCATCGGAGGTGATATCTGGCACATCGTCTGACTGTGTGTCAGAGCTCTCCAGGTCACTGCGGATGCTCTCAGGCTGGGCCAGGCTGATGTCCCAAGGTTGGCTGGCCAGGCAGTCTTTCTGTTCACAGCTTTGGTGTTTGCAGGAGGGATCCTCTTCATTGCTGCCAGtgccaccgccgccaccaccaccactgccaccaccactTTCTTCATTCTCTGCCATCTGAGCATGAACATGGAGTGAGTCCTCTGTGCTGCTTCCACTCACAAGCTGATAGTGGCTTGGTTTGGCTTCAATGTCCACTTGAATTTCCATATTGTTACATTCTCTGTGGAGACAAAATCCACTTTGCTGAGTCATGCATGGGTCATACTATACCTGTTGGTAAAAGCAGTTTGTGGGTTCAGGATTAAGAAGTCCAAAAACATAGGTAAATAATAGACTAGAGCTCATGCTTAGTGAACATAAACAATTAGAtcctgtttgtttatttaaaacacacaaacataCCTCTGCTAATCTCTTTAAACAACTAAAAAAGAGCTCCCAAAATTCAACTAACGCAGAGTCTCACACTATCTTACTCAGAATATGACAATGAAAGAAGATTCAAAGCTTTTTAATACTGTGCCACAATTAGAAGAAACCAGAAGAATCTCTAACACAGGGAGTGCTGCAATCACACCACACCAGGTACACTAGCTTCTCAATATATAGAGAAACAGGCTACAGGAGCCACAGCAACCAGAGAGAGACTACAGGCCTTTGGTCTATGAGAGCAGAAACAACAGACCCACAGCCATCAGTGAACACCAACCTAGTTTTTAAGTTCCATGTAAGTACACTGTGGCAATATCCatagagaccaaaaaaaaaggaaaaaaagaaaaggaaataggaaaaaaacctCTAAAAATCAAGTGCAAACAAGAATCAATCAGGAGATGTCAAACACATCCATATCAAAAACTTGCTCAATGAATTCAAAGggtacacacacactacatatCTCACTAGAACACAGAAAGCGCCCTACATGAGGCACTGAGCTTCTGAAGGCTTAGTAGCCAGCCAACACTGCAACCTCTCCTGGGCACCTCTGACTGTTCACATACCTGTCCTGTGGGTTGTAGGAACTGATTATGGAACCGGCCATAGCACGAGTGCTTGCGTTGTCACTAACTGCACCAAGACTGGCTGTGTCTTTGGGGAAAATTTCCTTTTGGACATCGGCTTGGACTTCTAACCTGTGTAAAGAGGGGACGTTCAAGTTAATACGAAACCTGAGTATTCCAAGACAGTCTGCTTCCTGGCCCATAACTCTTCCATTATTCTCTTGCAAATGCAGTCATTCTGATCTTCCAATTTCTCCATTTGTCTCCATTGTCCATCTCCAATGGACAATTTCTCCAATTGTCACATAACTCATATAGATGCCCACATATTTTCTCAAGTATCTATTGAAATCGTCCCCTCCTTTCTATCCCCACTGTTACTGCTTAGTTTTAGGCCCTCAACATCTCCTGCCTGGTTAACTGCAATTGGGCTCCCTCTTCAGTAGCCGTAAGTCTAAGTCAAACAACTTGCAGACCAGTGCGAATATGGATAAGAAACGGTCGCTCTAACCATCCTCTCTTGGCTCCCTATTGCCAACAGGCACTTAAGGTCTTCCTGATCTTCCTCCAAGCTCCAGTTTCGTCTCTCACCATAGGTCCCACATCATAATCActctaaattttttctttccttacacaCTTATACACAGTTTATGCTTCCATGACCTTGCACATGAAGGAAAGGAAACTTGGAAGTTTCCTTTCGCTATGTGACAAATTCATATTCAGTCCTTAACAACAAAGTGTCGTCCTCCTTCACTCTTCCAGAAAACTGGTCACTTCCTGCTAAGTGCCCCCACAGCACCTACCTATTTACTATGTCAATTTATGCATCTCTGCCCCACTCATTTGTgggctccaaaaaaaaaaagagagaccacattttgttcaCTTTATCCTGTGTCTTGCACATACTAGGAACTCAAACATTTAACAATCAAATTACCTCCAAGCTATGTGACTGAAAGACAGGAGAGCCAACCCCCACAAAGAGTAGCAAATTTTCCCAATGATGTCTCAGAGCTGAGAACCCACAGTTATTTCCTTTCTTGGCTTCAAAAACATTCTGTTGCACACTTAAGTGTATCCTCATGATGGGTTTCACTGTGAAACCCATCTGACTCATTCATTTCCTATAAAAGGTTTTCATAGAACCGGAACAGCTGGACTAGCCAATCTGCAGTTTCAGCAAGTCAGTCTCCAATTATGTCTGTCTGCTTATTTATAGGGGTGCTGGTTTTAAGAAAGCCCAGCAGTGATCCTCTGGCATGTGGGGGCGGGATCCCCTAACTAGAGACAATCAGAGTCATGAGACGCAGCCAGGTCAGCAGCAGCCTGGAACTGCACATTCAAGCACCCCCTCCTGCTGCCTACACTGTTCCTTTGCTCTGCAGCTCCAGTGTTGGATGCCCTTCAGGAATGTGCCACAGCCCAGGAAAGAGGCAGTGCAGTAGAAAGCACACCAAGTCAGAGACCTGGGTTCTGGTTTTAGGTCTGCCACAGAAGCACTCTCTGAACTGGAAGAGGCCTTTCACAAAGGCCATCCACTTAGGTGGTTCCCAGATGTAGCTGTAGTAATGACTATGCTAGAATCACCTGAGGAATCACCTGGGGAGGCTTTTCAAAACACAGATGCCTCCAGGATATGGTCCTGAAGTCTCTATTCAATAGGCTCCCAAGTGACTGAAAGGCACTCAGGTATGGGACCCAGTCCATCTGCCATCTGTCACCTGACTCCTTCTAATAGCCGAATGGCCATCTGGTCTCATGTTGAACACTTTCAGGGATAGGCAGCTCAGTGTCTACTAAGAGAACCCATTCCTTCTCTGGACTATATATACTTTCACATTTACACAGATTTTCCCTACATTCTCTATAATGAAACAAAAGTAGTTTCCCTCTGGCTTCTGCCAAGTCATCTGAATCCACCTGTTGGCATGAGTCAGAAGTCCAACTTTTTTCCAGTTCAAGGTCCTTCGGATATCTGAAGGCAACTATCTCAGCTACTTCCGCACCTTGTTTTGCGCCACCTTCCCCCTCCCCGGGTCCCTCTTCTTCATTGCATTTAACTAACTGCTCCTCATGTAACATCCGTTTTGCTCCTCTGAATATGTTCTGGTTTGTCTAATTGGAGAAATGACCAAGCAATGACCTTTTCTTACATATTCTCAGCACAATTTCACAGAATAAGTTTTCCTTATCTATTGAATGAGAATAGGAATAGAAGGTAATAAGGATCTTAGCACCAATAAGCCAATGAGATACAGTTTAAGTACTGTTCGACTGAAGGCCTATGACAAGCCTAAAGGAGAACACAGCATTGGGAACACTGCTTTCTTCCTGAAGCAGGCAGCCTAATGTAGTAGAGGGAGGATCTGAAGCTAAGATTATTCTTTACATGGAGCTGCTACGGTGCAGTGTAAAGAATACTGAACTTTGTCTAAGTCCCTTAACCTTTCTGATTCTGCTTTCTACAAGTTCAAAACAACCATACAAGTTAgtatggtaaaataaaaaccattGATGATAAAAGCAAAATGAGATATATGGGACATGCCTGACAGAGAAATGGCGCAGTACAGTTATGTCACTGTTATAATTCCAActggttctttcagaaatgaTCTATTTGCTTACCTGCTGTATTTTCCCTTGCCACTGGAAAGAATGCCACCACTCAGTGTGCCCCCTGAGAGGGCTGCAAAGCTGGCTGTTTCACTGTATGGCCCCTGCATGACACTGAGTCCATCTGTAGGGCTCCCACTGGTGCTCAATACACTAGTCAGGCCTTCAATGCTGCTTTCCCCAATGCTGGGATTTTTGAGGGCTCGCCAAGCATCTGCCACTGGGGATGGAACCAAACATCTTGATTCAAGATTGCATAGGATCAAAACAGAATCTGGTATCTTCCTTGATGACTCTTCAGAGTGGAGAATATTCATGTAGAAAAATACTCATGTATTCACTTAATGAACAGCTACTACATGCAGCCACTACACATCTGGTGTTTAAACATATGTTCATATTTAATCTTCCCAATAACTAAGCACTAATAGCCCCAAttttagatgaggaaatgaaagctTAGAACAAAATTACTTGTCCAAGTCAAGGCTAGTCTCTCAAAACTATTAATTCTGATTCCAAGTCCACTATTCCCTCCATTATACCATAGATGTAATGAatcataaagatttttaaatgtttaagtcATATGCTGATTCTAGCAGGAAGCTTGAAAAGCCTTTGGGGATCTGTGTCTCAGGTTAGTTAGTATGGTAAAGTAGAAACAACATCAAAGTAGAAGTCAGAAGACTGCTCTAGTCCAGTTCTGCAGAAGCTCTTAAACCCATTTAACAGATATTGAGACAAAAGCTTAAAGAAGCTCCCAGTAAAAGGGGATAATAGTAGCCCTGGCCCTCCCTCTTCAGAAGGCTGTTGTAAAGATGGAGGGAGATAATCACTCTGTAAAGTCCTCTGAAAACTATAGAGTACTGGGCAATAGAAAACTTTATTGTAATCACTAGCATACTTTTTTTCCCAGCATACTTGGAGTTACCTGGAATCCTACTAGTTTCTACCTGCCACAAGAGGCAAGTATCAGAGGAATTAACCTAATAACTTtggaacaaagaaatgaaaagctaaaaATACTTTACCCCCTACAAAGCTCATTATCTGAAGTAATCCAATGACAATCTCTTTGTAAAATGTGCTGAATTTTGCTTTTATCTTGTGCCCCATAAATTCATAGGGCAGTTAAAATCCTTTCTTTACCTGTGATTGGACCATCATCTTCATCAAACTCAATTTTCACTCCCTTTCCATTGGCTGTGCTAACTCCACAGCCACCCCCGCGACAGAGAGAAATGGGCACAACCCCATAGACATAAGCCAGCATAATGGGGACACCAATACCTGAGTGAAGAAAAGATAACATGTCAGCAGTCTGTCAGGTTTTAACTGCCCTGAATTCTTTTCCCAGTCCAAGCAGACTAACCACTTTAATAAGGgccaaggaaagagagaaaatggcTATCCCAAAGAGGTAGCAAGGTCTAACAATGATGACTAGACTTGGAATCACAAGCCTGGATTAGAATCCTGGCTCCAACTTACTAGCCATATGACCTTGACATGGCTTCCTAGGATTGTCAATGATCAAAAGAGAAGGTATGTACAGTATCCAGCACAGTAAATAcatgctgttttcattttcccCCTTCCATTCACAGCTGAAGTGCTAATTTAAGAATCAATTAATAATCAGACATCAAATAAGTGATTCCTAGCGTTTAGGATACCCCCCAGAGAGTTAATTCTAAAACCTTACTGCTGTTTGAGGCAGAATGGGTTAGTTGTTAGGTGCACAGGCTCTCAAGTCAGATTGACTTGATTCATGTCTCAGCTacgtgatcttgggcaaattactgtACCTTTCGGTTACAACTGTGcagctgtgaagattaaatcaaTTAATGCATGCAAAACCTTTAGATCTGCTGCTCGGCACAAGGAGAGCCTCATAAATGTTAGTATTATTATTCTAAAACAAACACTCATGCCTCCCAAAATATTGTAAGGCATTAtgcaaataaaagtaattttgtttTGTGGGTCCCATGGcaagtgaagaagaaaaaaagatgaagcGGAAAAAACTAGGCTTTAAAGTAATATTCTTAAATTGAACCTTTTGTATGTGCCAAACTGAGTTCTAGACATTAACATAAGAATGAAAGATCCCAAACTCTGATAATTTAGTGTAGCTGATAATCATACTACTACTACCTAGGAGAGTTCACTCCCAAGGTAGGTTTGGCATAAAATGCAGGAGCCTCCAGGTGAAATAACTGGCCAGCTGGCTAAACTGCTAGAGTCAGAAAGCTGatttggaggggaggggagagggcagagtCATAGACCTGGCTAGCTTACCAACACTAACTGCAGCGATAACTGGGGATGCAATGACCGACAAAGTCACTCCTCCTGTGATAGCCAAATTCCTCTTGTGTTTGGAGGTTTTCCTTCCCTCATACCTGCTGTGAATCTAAgaccaagaaagaaaatccagGTTAGCAGGTCAGAACATCAATCTTTTTGCCAGGGAGAAAAAGGACAAGTGAATATTCTCTtataaattatctatactaaaacATATATCCCCCATTCCAAAGAGACATCTTTCTCAAATCTTAACCTAACTCAGGGCTGaacaatataaattaatatagaaAAATTTAATCCAAGAAGAGAAAACTCAGGGAAGTGAAGGAAGCATTTCACCTTAAagtcagagaaaaaaaacaaggtCCAGGATGTTAATAAGAACTTTCAGATCTCTTAGGGATTTGTGAAAATCAGGTTTTAACTGCCCTGAATTCGAGAGTTATTACACTTAAgtgatttagtttatttttactcAAGAACCAGCTGTTTTTCAGGCAGCTAAGAAACATAAATTCCTCCCCATTGCCTTCAAATCTTTACCAACAAACCTGAAGATGGAACATGCACAGAACTCAGCATGTCTTACCTTCCTGCCAACGTAAACAGGAATGCCGATGACCATGGCAGGGATGGCAATGCCAGCAATGAGGGAAATTCCCACAGGAGCACCAATCAATGTGCCCAGCTGCCAAagaattttcttcttacggctccaCGGCTTCTTGCCCCAGAATGTGCAGCCAGAGGGGCTGCAGAGGAAACATGCTGAAGTTAATGTCAATATTACAAATACAGCTGTTGTCATCAGGGGGCTTGGTAAGGGCAAGAGCCTTCTTTTCATTAGGAATGTTAACAGTTAAAGGGATTACAGGAAATGAATATATTACATGAGGGGGAGCAAAGGACAAGGACAAACTATTATAAGACTATTATAGCTCtgggttctttattttttttgtaaaggCAGGACACCAGACTCAAAacctcttttccattcttttctgcTGAACTCTGTCCTCCCTAAACCACTAACACTGATCCAGCTTCCGTGCCTGATACTCCTTGGGATCCTGCATGGCCTACACATTTGACATCTCATCCAGAAGCACTATGCCAAAAGATCTGCATGGTTTTCTTGGCTTATGCCCTACTACAGCCACAAGGTACTGCAAACCACCATTCTGGGAAAGGATATAAAAAGCCTTCAACACACTGTTTATCTCAGTTTCAAACTCTTGGAGTTTTGCTACTTTCACACTCAGCCCTTCTGTGTCCAACCATTATTTCTTTCTCACTTGTCCTGCCTTCCCTACTAGATGGGATAAGCAATTTTGAAAGTAGGAATCATGTCTTATGCATCCATGTCCCCAAATAATTGGTAGACTGTAAGTACTCAGGTTTGCTAAATTGAAATGAAAGTGTTTCATACATACAATGAATGTTAAGTTTGTAAATATTAACTCCTTCAGgacaatattttaatattcatccAATGAATTCTCTGGAAAGTCTCTACAATCAAGGAACTATAAAAAGATAACTCTGGCCTTAAGAAACTTACATAGTTTAGTAAAATTAGACATGTACATGAAATAAAAGTAATGACTGTATTTATAAAGAAACATTTAAGGAATGTCATTAAAGAAGAATGAGACAGAAAAAGATGGGGAAGGCATCACAGATAACATGCATCTAAGTGGCCCTTGAAGGGTGTATAAGAATTGAATATGTTGAGATAAAGGGGGGGTTGCTGGGAGGGTGAGGTGAATAGAAAGCATCCCAGGCAAAGGAAAGAACCTGAACAAGTATGGAGGTAAGATAGCACAAAAGAGACACATGGAACAGCAAGTCCAGATTATCTGGACTGTAGCATGTATGAAAGCAAATGGAAAAAGCTAGAAAAGTAGATAAGGGCCACACAAGAAAGACTTAAAAGCTAAGCCAGAGGAATTGAATTCTATCTGGAAGGTAATGGAAACAGTCCCTGGAAGTTGCCAAGCTAGGGATATACAAGACAGCAGGGGTGCTCCAGAGGAGCTTTTTTACATCCTTATGGTGTAATGAGAGGACAGACAGCTATGTCTCTTTGATGCTCTTTTCCCTAAATCAGTAAAAGAACAAGACTAAAAAAGCAGTGGGCACATTTCACATCTCACCTGAGGTAATGCAAATCTGAGATCTCTTTCATACAAAGCCAACAGAATTCACAGCCACACACTGCACAGGTCATATGATTACAGCTTCCATCATTCATCTTGATAATGTAAGCACTGCATCGTGGGCATGGCTTGATATCATCTGCTAAGGGGGAAAGGAAGAATGGGTAGAAAAATACCCCCAGTTAAACCTAGCTTGACTTTATTATTCCTAGGAGTATATATAAGAAATGAGGAGGCAATCAAGAACTTGTAACCGAGAATTCCAATTGTGTAATTCACTTCACTGGAAGTCTGGCTATGTCTAGACCTCAGGAATTTTCATAAAATGGATCCTGTCTCATACTGAGTTGGGTAGCCCAAAAGCTGACATCCTACACAGCACTTAAGCCACACTCTGAGCACGGAGACTTCCCTACAGAGAAAGACGGTTCTTAGAGAAATGAAATTTCACCAGCCAGTAGgctggcagaattaaaagcagagTTGTGGAGGAAGAGCGGTCTGCAGCTTGGAATTGGATTTAAATTTCGAACTTTAGTTTGGGAAACTCATCTCTCAGGCTCAGCAAGTATCACTGTGATTGGCTGTTAACACAACCCACAGTACCTTCCCATGAGACTTTCAAATTTAAAACCTAAACATAATTGGGTATGTTATGCAGCATGCACCTGATAATTTTCACAGCAAGCTGGGAACTATTGTATTGAAATGACAATTTAGGAGATTATCCTGTGCCAGGAAAAAGTGAATGGTAAAATCTTTCCTATTAGCCTCTCCCAAATGACATCAGTGAAATAAAGTACATTTATAAAAGGTAATAAACCCACTgacatttttaaatagatttactCTGACTTGTCAAGGTTCCTCCTTCTAAGGTTAATCATTAATCCATACTAATATTATTTCCATTCCTTAAATCCGTACCCTACTTCCAAAAGCAGTGATGCACTTAAACCTAATAGGAAAACAGTATAGGTTTAACACTAATTAAATATCTTTGTGCttacagtgagtttttaaaaagccCCTGGCAAAAAGACCTAATTGCTCTCCAATATGAGGCATATTAC
The sequence above is a segment of the Manis pentadactyla isolate mManPen7 chromosome 4, mManPen7.hap1, whole genome shotgun sequence genome. Coding sequences within it:
- the RNF19B gene encoding E3 ubiquitin-protein ligase RNF19B isoform X5 — encoded protein: MGSEKDSESPRSTSLHAAAPDPKCRSNGRRRRLTFHSVFSASARGRRSRAKPQAEPPPPAAPPPPAQAPVAAQAPPPEALPSEPAAEAEAEAAAAAVPGFDDEEAAEGGGPGPEEVECPLCLVRLPPERAPRLLSCPHRSCRDCLRHYLRLEISESRVPISCPECSERLNPHDIRLLLADPPLMHKYEEFMLRRYLASDPDCRWCPAPDCGYAVIAYGCASCPKLTCEREGCQTEFCYHCKQIWHPNQTCDMARQQRAQTLRVRTKHTSGLSYGQESGPADDIKPCPRCSAYIIKMNDGSCNHMTCAVCGCEFCWLCMKEISDLHYLSPSGCTFWGKKPWSRKKKILWQLGTLIGAPVGISLIAGIAIPAMVIGIPVYVGRKIHSRYEGRKTSKHKRNLAITGGVTLSVIASPVIAAVSVGIGVPIMLAYVYGVVPISLCRGGGCGVSTANGKGVKIEFDEDDGPITESSRKIPDSVLILCNLESRCLVPSPVADAWRALKNPSIGESSIEGLTSVLSTSGSPTDGLSVMQGPYSETASFAALSGGTLSGGILSSGKGKYSRECNNMEIQVDIEAKPSHYQLVSGSSTEDSLHVHAQMAENEESGGGSGGGGGGGTGSNEEDPSCKHQSCEQKDCLASQPWDISLAQPESIRSDLESSDTQSDDVPDITSDECGSPRSHTAACPPTPRAQGAPSPSAHMNLSAPAEGKTVLKPEGAEARV
- the RNF19B gene encoding E3 ubiquitin-protein ligase RNF19B isoform X4; translated protein: MGSEKDSESPRSTSLHAAAPDPKCRSNGRRRRLTFHSVFSASARGRRSRAKPQAEPPPPAAPPPPAQAPVAAQAPPPEALPSEPAAEAEAEAAAAAVPGFDDEEAAEGGGPGPEEVECPLCLVRLPPERAPRLLSCPHRSCRDCLRHYLRLEISESRVPISCPECSERLNPHDIRLLLADPPLMHKYEEFMLRRYLASDPDCRWCPAPDCGYAVIAYGCASCPKLTCEREGCQTEFCYHCKQIWHPNQTCDMARQQRAQTLRVRTKHTSGLSYGQESGPDDIKPCPRCSAYIIKMNDGSCNHMTCAVCGCEFCWLCMKEISDLHYLSPSGCTFWGKKPWSRKKKILWQLGTLIGAPVGISLIAGIAIPAMVIGIPVYVGRKIHSRYEGRKTSKHKRNLAITGGVTLSVIASPVIAAVSVGIGVPIMLAYVYGVVPISLCRGGGCGVSTANGKGVKIEFDEDDGPITVADAWRALKNPSIGESSIEGLTSVLSTSGSPTDGLSVMQGPYSETASFAALSGGTLSGGILSSGKGKYSRLEVQADVQKEIFPKDTASLGAVSDNASTRAMAGSIISSYNPQDRECNNMEIQVDIEAKPSHYQLVSGSSTEDSLHVHAQMAENEESGGGSGGGGGGGTGSNEEDPSCKHQSCEQKDCLASQPWDISLAQPESIRSDLESSDTQSDDVPDITSDECGSPRSHTAACPPTPRAQGAPSPSAHMNLSAPAEGKTVLKPEGAEARV
- the RNF19B gene encoding E3 ubiquitin-protein ligase RNF19B isoform X1; translated protein: MGSEKDSESPRSTSLHAAAPDPKCRSNGRRRRLTFHSVFSASARGRRSRAKPQAEPPPPAAPPPPAQAPVAAQAPPPEALPSEPAAEAEAEAAAAAVPGFDDEEAAEGGGPGPEEVECPLCLVRLPPERAPRLLSCPHRSCRDCLRHYLRLEISESRVPISCPECSERLNPHDIRLLLADPPLMHKYEEFMLRRYLASDPDCRWCPAPDCGYAVIAYGCASCPKLTCEREGCQTEFCYHCKQIWHPNQTCDMARQQRAQTLRVRTKHTSGLSYGQESGPADDIKPCPRCSAYIIKMNDGSCNHMTCAVCGCEFCWLCMKEISDLHYLSPSGCTFWGKKPWSRKKKILWQLGTLIGAPVGISLIAGIAIPAMVIGIPVYVGRKIHSRYEGRKTSKHKRNLAITGGVTLSVIASPVIAAVSVGIGVPIMLAYVYGVVPISLCRGGGCGVSTANGKGVKIEFDEDDGPITESSRKIPDSVLILCNLESRCLVPSPVADAWRALKNPSIGESSIEGLTSVLSTSGSPTDGLSVMQGPYSETASFAALSGGTLSGGILSSGKGKYSRLEVQADVQKEIFPKDTASLGAVSDNASTRAMAGSIISSYNPQDRECNNMEIQVDIEAKPSHYQLVSGSSTEDSLHVHAQMAENEESGGGSGGGGGGGTGSNEEDPSCKHQSCEQKDCLASQPWDISLAQPESIRSDLESSDTQSDDVPDITSDECGSPRSHTAACPPTPRAQGAPSPSAHMNLSAPAEGKTVLKPEGAEARV
- the RNF19B gene encoding E3 ubiquitin-protein ligase RNF19B isoform X2, whose translation is MGSEKDSESPRSTSLHAAAPDPKCRSNGRRRRLTFHSVFSASARGRRSRAKPQAEPPPPAAPPPPAQAPVAAQAPPPEALPSEPAAEAEAEAAAAAVPGFDDEEAAEGGGPGPEEVECPLCLVRLPPERAPRLLSCPHRSCRDCLRHYLRLEISESRVPISCPECSERLNPHDIRLLLADPPLMHKYEEFMLRRYLASDPDCRWCPAPDCGYAVIAYGCASCPKLTCEREGCQTEFCYHCKQIWHPNQTCDMARQQRAQTLRVRTKHTSGLSYGQESGPDDIKPCPRCSAYIIKMNDGSCNHMTCAVCGCEFCWLCMKEISDLHYLSPSGCTFWGKKPWSRKKKILWQLGTLIGAPVGISLIAGIAIPAMVIGIPVYVGRKIHSRYEGRKTSKHKRNLAITGGVTLSVIASPVIAAVSVGIGVPIMLAYVYGVVPISLCRGGGCGVSTANGKGVKIEFDEDDGPITESSRKIPDSVLILCNLESRCLVPSPVADAWRALKNPSIGESSIEGLTSVLSTSGSPTDGLSVMQGPYSETASFAALSGGTLSGGILSSGKGKYSRLEVQADVQKEIFPKDTASLGAVSDNASTRAMAGSIISSYNPQDRECNNMEIQVDIEAKPSHYQLVSGSSTEDSLHVHAQMAENEESGGGSGGGGGGGTGSNEEDPSCKHQSCEQKDCLASQPWDISLAQPESIRSDLESSDTQSDDVPDITSDECGSPRSHTAACPPTPRAQGAPSPSAHMNLSAPAEGKTVLKPEGAEARV
- the RNF19B gene encoding E3 ubiquitin-protein ligase RNF19B isoform X3; this translates as MGSEKDSESPRSTSLHAAAPDPKCRSNGRRRRLTFHSVFSASARGRRSRAKPQAEPPPPAAPPPPAQAPVAAQAPPPEALPSEPAAEAEAEAAAAAVPGFDDEEAAEGGGPGPEEVECPLCLVRLPPERAPRLLSCPHRSCRDCLRHYLRLEISESRVPISCPECSERLNPHDIRLLLADPPLMHKYEEFMLRRYLASDPDCRWCPAPDCGYAVIAYGCASCPKLTCEREGCQTEFCYHCKQIWHPNQTCDMARQQRAQTLRVRTKHTSGLSYGQESGPADDIKPCPRCSAYIIKMNDGSCNHMTCAVCGCEFCWLCMKEISDLHYLSPSGCTFWGKKPWSRKKKILWQLGTLIGAPVGISLIAGIAIPAMVIGIPVYVGRKIHSRYEGRKTSKHKRNLAITGGVTLSVIASPVIAAVSVGIGVPIMLAYVYGVVPISLCRGGGCGVSTANGKGVKIEFDEDDGPITVADAWRALKNPSIGESSIEGLTSVLSTSGSPTDGLSVMQGPYSETASFAALSGGTLSGGILSSGKGKYSRLEVQADVQKEIFPKDTASLGAVSDNASTRAMAGSIISSYNPQDRECNNMEIQVDIEAKPSHYQLVSGSSTEDSLHVHAQMAENEESGGGSGGGGGGGTGSNEEDPSCKHQSCEQKDCLASQPWDISLAQPESIRSDLESSDTQSDDVPDITSDECGSPRSHTAACPPTPRAQGAPSPSAHMNLSAPAEGKTVLKPEGAEARV
- the RNF19B gene encoding E3 ubiquitin-protein ligase RNF19B isoform X6, with translation MGSEKDSESPRSTSLHAAAPDPKCRSNGRRRRLTFHSVFSASARGRRSRAKPQAEPPPPAAPPPPAQAPVAAQAPPPEALPSEPAAEAEAEAAAAAVPGFDDEEAAEGGGPGPEEVECPLCLVRLPPERAPRLLSCPHRSCRDCLRHYLRLEISESRVPISCPECSERLNPHDIRLLLADPPLMHKYEEFMLRRYLASDPDCRWCPAPDCGYAVIAYGCASCPKLTCEREGCQTEFCYHCKQIWHPNQTCDMARQQRAQTLRVRTKHTSGLSYGQESGPADDIKPCPRCSAYIIKMNDGSCNHMTCAVCGCEFCWLCMKEISDLHYLSPSGCTFWGKKPWSRKKKILWQLGTLIGAPVGISLIAGIAIPAMVIGIPVYVGRKIHSRYEGRKTSKHKRNLAITGGVTLSVIASPVIAAVSVGIGVPIMLAYVYGVVPISLCRGGGCGVSTANGKGVKIEFDEDDGPITESSRKIPDSVLILCNLESRCLVPSPVADAWRALKNPSIGESSIEGLTSVLSTSGSPTDGLSVMQGPYSETASFAALSGGTLSGGILSSGKGKYSRLEVQADVQKEIFPKDTASLGAVSDNASTRAMAGSIISSYNPQDRYSMTHA